GAGCAGTCACCCGCTGGCGCCGCCGTTTGGCGCCTGCGCCGGCGGGAAGCTCGTCCCTTTACGGCAACACTGAGAGGAATTCCGGCATGACGTCAAGCACACCTCCGGGCGGAACGTTCACGATGGGCGACCTGGTGGTCTCCCGGATGGGGTACGGCGCTATGCAGTTGGCCGGCCCGCACGTCTTCGGTCCGCCGGCCGACCGCGACGCCGCAGTGTCCGTGCTGCGTGAGGCCGTCGACCTGGGGATCAACCACATCGACACGGCCGACTTCTACGGCCCGTACGTCACCAACGAGATCATCAAGGAGGCTCTGCACCCGTACCCGAACGACCTGCACATCGTGACGAAGATCGGATCGTTGCGGGACGCCGAGGGGAACTGGCCGAAGGCGTTGGCTCCCGAGCAGCTGCGCCAGGCCGTGCACGACAACCTGGATCGCCTCGGGCTCGACGTACTCGATGTGGTCAACCTGCGCGTCGGCGGCTTCGACCGGCCCGCCCCCGGCTCCATCGCCGAGCCGTTCGTCGCGCTCGCGCAGATGCAGCAGGAGGGGTTGATCAAGCATCTCGGTCTCAGCACGGTCAACGCCGAGCAGGTCGCCGAGGCGCAGTCCATCGCCCCGATCGTGTGCGTGCAGAACTACTACAACATCGCGAACCGGGAGGACGACGACATGATCGACTCCCTCGCCGCGCAGGGCATCGCCTACGTGCCCTACTTCCCGCTCGGCGGCTTCTCGCCACTGCAGTCCGAGGAGCTGAACGCGGTCGCCACGCGTCTCGGCAACACACCGATGGCTGTCGCGCTGGCGTGGCTGCTCCAGCGCTCCCCGAACATCCTGCTCATCCCCGGCACCTCATCCGTCGCGCACCTGCGCGAGAACTTCTCCGCGGCCGCGCTGACCCTTCCCGAGGACGCGCTGGCCGAGCTGGACGCCATAAGCGTCGGGTGAGGTGGCGGGTCCGGCGCAGCACGTCGTTCAGTCACCGGACCGCTCCACATCTGCGACAGGGGCGGACCCGGTTCGGCCCGCCCCTGTCGGTGCAAGTGGTGCGCACCAGTACCGGCGAGGCGGCGGGGGCTCAGTCGGTCAGTTCGATGATGGGCCGGTCGCTGACGACCGCCGTCAGGATCATCGGGGCGTCTCCGTCGCACTGGTTGACGGAGACCCCGATCCATCGGGCACTGACCGCGACTGGCCCCCACACCGCCAGATCGCCGTAACAGTCCACATCGCACAACGCCTGGAACAACGACGGTATGGAATCGCCCGCCTGATCGCGAAAGAGCGGCACTCGCATGGAAATTCGCCGGTGCGGTCCCCACCGGTTGTCCAGTTCCCGTACGACGAGGGCCAGGTTCTCCGTCGCGGCCTCCTCCGCCTCGTTCCACTCACTCCCGTAGACCCCGGTGAGGGCGTCGCTCTCCCAGAGCGGACCGATGTGGAAACCCTCGCCCCTGGTGGCGGTCCACTCCCCGGTGACCGGGTCCCCCTCGCTGACCGTCGCACCACCGCTGGGTAGGTCAGCGGTGAGCAGCACCTCGATGTCGGACACGGCACGGTCGGTCTCGAACGCTTCACCGGCCCGGCTGGTCACCGCGCTACCCCTTCCGCTGCTGCTCGACGAGCGCCAGCAAGGCCGCGTGCGTCTCCTGATCTGCCGCCGCGATGAGCCCACCCGCGCCGGTGTGCACCGGTTGCCCCTGGATGCCGGTCACCACGCATCCCGCTGCCCGGCACAGGGCGATCCCAGCGGCGAAGTGCACGCTGTCCCGCATGTCGCCGTCCGTCACGTACGCGGCTCGCCGGCCGGCTGCCACCCACGCCAACGCCAGGCTGCTGGAGACCACGCGGGGGCGGAACCGCTCGACGAACCCCGCGTCGGCGAGCAGCCGCACAGCCCGGAACTCTGGAGCGTTCGGGAACGGCGGATCGAGGTTGACGTCCACCAACACCGACTCGGCCGACGGCCTGAGCTGCTCGTCCACGCCGTCGCGCCGCACGTACGCACGGGTGCCGTCAGTCCAGAACACCTCATCGGCGAACGGGTCGGCGGAGGCCGCCGCGGTGACTGTCGAACCCGCGCGCAGCGCGACGTTCACTCCGACCAGCATGGTGCGTACGGCGTAGTTCAGCGTGCCGCACAGCGGGTCGACCAGCCACATCCGCTCGGCGGCGCTGGCGCCGGTGCGTCCGCTCTCCTCACCCGTCACGGCATCCTGCGGGCGGGTGGAACCGAGAACGTCGAGGATGACCTTCTCCGCCTCGAGGTCAGCGGCAGTGGCGAAGTCTCCCCCGGACTTCTCGAAGCGCGTCAGCGACGCCCCGTACATGGTTCGCACGACGGCGGCTCCCGCCTGCGCTGCCGTGATCGCCACGTCTTCGTCTTTGATCAGCATGCGAGCAGGATGACACGGCTGCCGCCGCAGCCTCGTCCGGTGGACCGCCGAGCCGCCTCGACGCGGGGGAGTTCGAGGATGCCGCAGTCGCATCTCCTGCACGCGGCGAGAGACTTCAGGGTGGGCATCTCCGGGACTGGTACAGGAACATCCTGATGCCGGGTCGATCGACGCACTGCCAGGCTGGGGCGATGACCGACACCGATGTACGGGTCTCCCGCCAGCCGTTCCACCTGGTACGCACGGCGGCCGTTGGCGCCCCCGTGCTCCTGCTGCTCTACGGCGTCCTGCGGATCATCGACGGCCTGGACGGGGACCACGGCCCGGGCTGGGCGTGGGACCTGGGTCACGCCCTGTTCCTGGTCGCGTTCGTGCTCTTCGCCGGTCTGGTCGTCGGTCTGCGGCGGCTGCTCGGGTCCGCCGGTGCCGTTGGTTCGAGCATCCGGCCGCGCACCGGGCTGCGGGTGCTTCTGGACGTGGCGACGGTCGCAGGGCTGGTCGGTGTGGTCGCGTTCCTCTGGGTGATCCTCGGTGACCTCTTCCCCCGGCTGGGCGATGCCGCGCCGCTGCCGGACCCGTTGATGGCGGTGGGCCCGCTGCTGTTCCAGTTCGGCCTACTCACCCTGCTGGTGCGGGCGGCTGTCGGCCGTCCGCGACTCATTCCGGGCTGGGGCCCGCCGCTGGTACTGCTCGGCTTCGTGGCGATCGCCGTCAACCTGGACCTGCTTCCGATCGGCGCCGCGCTGATCCTCTCCGGACTGCTGCCCCTCTGGCACCGGGTCCACTGACGGCCGGACCGCGCTGATGAGGCGCCCGAGCAGCGGAGACGCCGCTCGGGCGCCTTTTTGTCGGTCACGTTGGTCGCTGATACCCATTCGTCTCGGAAAACTTTCGATATCCGCCAGCGCCCTGCCGAGTCCGTCTGCGGTGATCGGCGGCACCCATGGTCTGCTGGCGGCATGGTTGGTGGCACCAGGGGCAACCGAAAGTTTCGGGCAGAACATTGACACTTTCCGATAACTCGCCCAACACTTGGCGAGGAGCGGCATTCGCGGCCATCGATCACGGCTGTCGTTCCGCCACCCACCACCACACTCGGAAGGGAGAGCCCTGGTGATCATCAGCTCGGGCCGATCCAGGACCCGTTCCGCGGTCGTCGCGCTGTCGATAGCAGCGCTCACGGTCGCTGGATCGGTAACGGTAGTTGCGAGAACTCCCACGGCGGAGGCCGCCGCCGGCAGCCTCGTCGCCGCGGCGTCAGTGGAGGACGAGGGCGCCGACTGCGCGGTGTCGGGCCTGCCCGACCTGGGATCCCTGCCCACCAACGCCAAGCTTCCCGACCCATTCAAGAAGCTGAACGGTACGACCATCGCCACCAAGGCCGACTGGCGGTGCCGTCGGGCGGAGATCAGGGAACTGGCGGAGAAGTTCGTCTACGGCGAGAAGCCCGCGAAGCCGGCGACCGTCACCGGGACGGTCTCGAACAGCACCATCACGGTGAACGTGAACCACAACGGCAGGAGCACCAGCTTCTCGGCGAGGGTCGAGCTGCCGAGTGGTTCCGGACCCTTCCCGGCCGTCGTGGTCGTGGGCGGGTTCGGCGCGGACACGGCCACCATCAAGGCCGCTGGCGCCGCCGTCATCAGCTACGACCCCCTGGCGGTCGGGCGAGAGGGTACGCCCCGGAACAACAAGCAGGGCGCCCTCTACAGCATCTACGGCTCCTCGAGCAGCACCGGACTGCTCGCCGCCTGGGGCTGGGGCGTTAGCCGGATCATCGACGTCATCGAGCAGTCGGACGGCAGAATTCTCAAGGCCGACGCGATGGGTGTCACGGGTTGCTCGCGGTACGGCAAGGGCGCGTTCGCGATCGGTGTGTTCGACCAGCGCATCGCTCTGACCATGCCGATCGAATCGGGTAGCGCCGGGGTTCCCATCTTCCGGGGCATCCCCGGGGAGGGCGCCCAGAGTTTGAGCAGCGCGTACGGCGAGCAGCCGTGGCTCGGAGACGCGTTCGGCTCGTTCACGAGCAGCCCGACCAGGCTCCCGGTGGACACGCACGAGATGGTGGCGATGGTGGCGCCGCGAGGGCTGTTCATCATGGACAACCCGCACATCGCCAACCTGGGCCCCCGGTCCGCGAGTGTGGCGGCCCTGGGCGGCGCTGAGGTCTACCGGGCGCTCGGCGTGGGCGACAACATCACCTACTGGTCCGACGTCCAGGACGGTAGCCACTGCGCCAACCGGCCGGAGTGGCGTGACCCGTTGCAGAAGAACATCAGGAAGTTCCTGCTGAAGACGGGGAACGATCCGGGTGTGATCAGGATTTCGAGCAGGGCGTTGGGCAGGTTGGCCGACTGGCGGGACTGGCAGACGCCAACCCTCACCGACGGCCCGACCACCCCGCCCCCGACCACCCCGCCCCCGACCACCCCGCCTCCGACCACCCCGCCGCCGACCACGGCTCCGCCGACCACTCCGCCTCCGACCGGGGCCGGCTGCTCGGCGACGGTGTCGATCAACCAGTGGACTGGCGGTTTCGTCGCCACGGTTCGGGTTACCGCGGGCTCATCGCCGGTCAACGGCTGGACGGTCGCCATGACCCTTCCGCCGGGTGCCAGCGTCACCAACGCCTGGAACGCCAACCGGAGCGGGGACACCGGAACGGTCCAGTTCACCAACGTCGGTCACAACGGCTCGATCGCCCCCGGCCAGTCCACCGAGTTCGGCTACCAGGGCACCGGAACCGGTGGCGGAATGACCCTCACCTGCAACACGCCCTAGCTTCGCTCGGCGATTTCCCGGGCCTGGTGTGGAGACGCCAATCTCCACACCGGGCCCTGGACGCCGGGTAGCCCGATCACTCGGGCTGGTCGAGCCAGACCACGATCCCGGTCAGGTCGTTGAGCACGGCCGCCACGCCCGCCCGGATGGCCGCCGCGCAGCGCTCGGCCGTGAACGAGTCGGGGTTGTACGTCGAGGACGTGCCGAGCCCCTCACCGCGAAACGACGCGCCTGACCAGTCGACCGCCGTCACGTTGTGGGTGGGCTCGGCCAGCTCCGCCCCGACCACGAGGAACTGTTGATCCAGATGGTTCGGAGTGACCAGCGCAAGCGGGTCGATGAGATCGTTGCCCGCGCTGACGATGAGGTCGGGATGCATCCCCATGGCCCTGCTGATGCTGGGAACGGCGTCATGGGCGTCCGCCACGACGATCTTCCTGAGATCGAGGTGTTCGTCGTCGGCCCAGCCCTCGACGGCCGTCACGAGAGCCCTGGTCGGCTGGTCGTCGCCGGCGGTGAGCAGCACCACCCGGTAGTCCCGTGACGGGTGGACGCCGGTCCACGAACCGGGCCGCGGCCGGATCGTCGCCTCCGGAGCGGGCGTGGTGGAAGGGTCGACGAACCCCGGGCCGAGGGAGCCGATGGCGGCGGGTCTGGGATGCGGCTCTGACCAGTCGTCGCCGGAGCTGCATCCGGTGACCAGCGCGGCGGCGGCAGCCAGCATGGCAACGGCCCGAAGCGGGGGGCGCAAGGCGATCGTCCTCCGAGTGATGGCGGAAAGTGCGCGTACTTCTTCGTATTCCTATCCCAATTCCGGCCACTGTCGAGGCACGGGTCGCCACTGCGGGATTTTGTTTTCCATCGGTTCGTCGGCGGGCGGGCTGCTGTTCACCCACGGCGTGCAGCGTGCACTGGCCAACCGAGGGAGCCGCATGTTCGGGCACGTCCGCCGTACCGTTATCGTCGCCGTTGTCGGGATCGCTGCGGCCGTTGTCCCCTTTTTAGGAACCGGACCGGCCTCCGCCCACGGCTTCTCGTCGACCGTCTACGCAAAAATCACCCCGGGAGACGAGGGTCACATACGCACGGCGGTGGAGCTCGAATACGACCTGCTCGTCGTTTCGGCCGCCGATTCCGGTGACGATGATCCGCTCTTTCAGGAGGGAACGGCGGCGTTCGACGCGGGTGACTCCGAGGCGCAGGCGGCGGCGTTGCACAAGCATGCCGACACGACCCTCAGGTATGTCGCCGACCGCTTCACGGTGACCGCACAGGGTGCGGCGTGCCAGTCGACGCGGGTGGGTGACGTGACGATCGGCGAGCGCGAGGGCGTGCCGTACGCGAATCTGCTGCTCGACTGGGCGTGTCCGCAACGGACCGGCGAACACGAGGTGCGCAGCGGTCTGTTCCCGGACGGCGAGGGCTACGTCAAGGGCACGAAGACGATCGTCACCTACGAGATCGACGGCCGTTCGGGCAGTGCGGCGCTGGACGTCGACAACCCCTCCTTCTCGACCGGCCAGTCCTGGTACGAGCGGTTCCGGGAGTTCTTCCTCCTCGGCGCCGAGCACCTGCTGTCCGGGATCGACCACATCCTCTTCCTGCTGGCGCTCATCGCCGGGTCGCGGCGCCTGCGGGAGATCGTGCTCGCGGCCACGAGCTTCACCCTGGCGCACTCGGTGACGTTCATGCTCGCGGCCCTCGGCCTGGTCGAGGTGCCGGCGGCGATCGTGGAGCCGGTCATCGCGTTGTCGATCGCCGTCGTCGCAGGCTGGCACCTGTGGGGAATCTGGCGGCGCGGCGACCACGCCACCGCCCTCGATCCGGCCGGCCGTGGCCACTTCAGCCTGGACCGCTCCGGCTGGATCCGCCTCGGCGTCGTGTTCTGCTTCGGCCTCGTGCACGGCCTGGGGTTCGCGGGCGCGCTGGGCATCGACGAGGCGTGGTCGTGGACCCTGCTGTGGTCCCTGCTGGTGTTCAACGTCGGCATCGAGGTCGTGCAGTTGGCGATTATCGCGGTCGTCTTCCCATTGCTGATCGTGTTGCGACGTCGAGCGCCCAAAGCCGGACTCTGGGCGACCGGCGCTATTTCCGCCTGCGTGTCCATTATGGGGCTGATCTGGTTTGCGCAACGCGTGTCGGGGTCCTGAGCAAGGCCAAGTAGTGCGCGAAGTGCAGGCAACCGCAAGATCTAGTTCACGGCTGGTTCATCCCGCGACGAAAGCGTTGGTTCGCTTCCCCGTCAACGGAAGCAGACAATCCATTTCTCTATTTGAAAAGGGAACAATGTCGATGACATTGAGCACCTCGACACGGGCCTCCGGGCTCGTGCGGCGGCGCGTGGTCGCCGGGGTCGCAGCCGGGTTCCTGGGAATGGGCGCGGCCCTCGGCAGCGGCCTGATGGCCACCGCCAGCGCGGCCGAGTCCACCACCATCACCGGCGTGGTCCTCGGCGTCGGCGCCAACGAGACCCAGCGCATCGTGAGCTGGTACTCCTCCGCCGACACCGCCCAGAAGATCCAGCTCGCCCCGACCGCCGAGATCGTCAACGGCGAGTTCCCGGCCAGCGCCGTCAGCTTCGACGCCGTTGGTGCGGCGAACACCTCCACCACCGGCTTCAACCGCCACGCCACGATCACCAACCTCCGTGAGAACGTGGCGTACTCGTACCGGGTCGGCGCCGAGGGCAGCTGGTCCCCGGCGTACGCCTTCAAGACGCAGGACTTCGAGGGCGACTACGACTTCCTGTTCTTCGGTGACCCGCAGATCGGCTCCTCCGGTGACCGGCTGAAGGACCAGGCCGGCTGGGAGGAGACCCTGAAGGTCGCCACAGCGGCCAACCCGAACGCCGAGCTGCTGGTGTCCGCCGGCGACCACGTCGAGAGCGCCAACGACGAGGGTCAGTGGACCTCGTTCCTGGCCCCCGACCAGCTGCGCCAGTACCCCCTCGTCGCCACCATCGGTAACCACGACGTCGGCGGCAAGTCCTACGAGCAGCACCACTTCACTCCGAACACCGACCGCTCGTCCCAGTACTACAGCGGGGACCAGGCGACCCGGTCCGGCGGTGACTACTGGTTCATCCACAAGGATGTGCTGTTCATCGACCTCAACAGCAACAGCTACGCCAACCCGGCGGACGGCTCCGCCGGTGGCGACGCGGCGCACGTCGCGTACGTCACCGACGTCATCAACAAGCACGGCTCCGAGGCCAAGTGGAAGGTGCTGGTCTACCACCACTCCATCTACTCGCCGGCCAGCCACGCGACCGACACCGACAACAAGCAGCGGCGGGAAGACTTCACCACGGCCTTCTCGAACCTCGGCGTCGACATGGTGCTGCAGGGTCACGACCACAGCTACTCCCGCAGCTACTCCATCAAGAACGGCCAGAAGGAGAACCCGGCCGAGCAGCCGGGTGCTGCCGACGTGTTCCCCGGCCCGGGTGGCGTCATCTACGTGACGGCGAACTCGGCCTCCGGCTCGAAGTACTACGACATCAAGAAGCCGGACAACACCGGCACCGGCATCCGTGGCAACGGCCCGGACCCGCTGGACCCGGCCAAGTACTGGTACAACTCGACGCAGAACCAGGAGCACGTCCGCAGCTACGTCAAGGTGCAGGTGCGCGGCGACA
Above is a window of Micromonospora coriariae DNA encoding:
- a CDS encoding aldo/keto reductase family oxidoreductase encodes the protein MTSSTPPGGTFTMGDLVVSRMGYGAMQLAGPHVFGPPADRDAAVSVLREAVDLGINHIDTADFYGPYVTNEIIKEALHPYPNDLHIVTKIGSLRDAEGNWPKALAPEQLRQAVHDNLDRLGLDVLDVVNLRVGGFDRPAPGSIAEPFVALAQMQQEGLIKHLGLSTVNAEQVAEAQSIAPIVCVQNYYNIANREDDDMIDSLAAQGIAYVPYFPLGGFSPLQSEELNAVATRLGNTPMAVALAWLLQRSPNILLIPGTSSVAHLRENFSAAALTLPEDALAELDAISVG
- a CDS encoding inositol monophosphatase family protein, yielding MLIKDEDVAITAAQAGAAVVRTMYGASLTRFEKSGGDFATAADLEAEKVILDVLGSTRPQDAVTGEESGRTGASAAERMWLVDPLCGTLNYAVRTMLVGVNVALRAGSTVTAAASADPFADEVFWTDGTRAYVRRDGVDEQLRPSAESVLVDVNLDPPFPNAPEFRAVRLLADAGFVERFRPRVVSSSLALAWVAAGRRAAYVTDGDMRDSVHFAAGIALCRAAGCVVTGIQGQPVHTGAGGLIAAADQETHAALLALVEQQRKG
- a CDS encoding glucuronyl esterase domain-containing protein — encoded protein: MEDEGADCAVSGLPDLGSLPTNAKLPDPFKKLNGTTIATKADWRCRRAEIRELAEKFVYGEKPAKPATVTGTVSNSTITVNVNHNGRSTSFSARVELPSGSGPFPAVVVVGGFGADTATIKAAGAAVISYDPLAVGREGTPRNNKQGALYSIYGSSSSTGLLAAWGWGVSRIIDVIEQSDGRILKADAMGVTGCSRYGKGAFAIGVFDQRIALTMPIESGSAGVPIFRGIPGEGAQSLSSAYGEQPWLGDAFGSFTSSPTRLPVDTHEMVAMVAPRGLFIMDNPHIANLGPRSASVAALGGAEVYRALGVGDNITYWSDVQDGSHCANRPEWRDPLQKNIRKFLLKTGNDPGVIRISSRALGRLADWRDWQTPTLTDGPTTPPPTTPPPTTPPPTTPPPTTAPPTTPPPTGAGCSATVSINQWTGGFVATVRVTAGSSPVNGWTVAMTLPPGASVTNAWNANRSGDTGTVQFTNVGHNGSIAPGQSTEFGYQGTGTGGGMTLTCNTP
- a CDS encoding type 1 periplasmic-binding domain-containing protein, whose amino-acid sequence is MLLTAGDDQPTRALVTAVEGWADDEHLDLRKIVVADAHDAVPSISRAMGMHPDLIVSAGNDLIDPLALVTPNHLDQQFLVVGAELAEPTHNVTAVDWSGASFRGEGLGTSSTYNPDSFTAERCAAAIRAGVAAVLNDLTGIVVWLDQPE
- a CDS encoding HupE/UreJ family protein — encoded protein: MAAGLGCGSDQSSPELHPVTSAAAAASMATARSGGRKAIVLRVMAESARTSSYSYPNSGHCRGTGRHCGILFSIGSSAGGLLFTHGVQRALANRGSRMFGHVRRTVIVAVVGIAAAVVPFLGTGPASAHGFSSTVYAKITPGDEGHIRTAVELEYDLLVVSAADSGDDDPLFQEGTAAFDAGDSEAQAAALHKHADTTLRYVADRFTVTAQGAACQSTRVGDVTIGEREGVPYANLLLDWACPQRTGEHEVRSGLFPDGEGYVKGTKTIVTYEIDGRSGSAALDVDNPSFSTGQSWYERFREFFLLGAEHLLSGIDHILFLLALIAGSRRLREIVLAATSFTLAHSVTFMLAALGLVEVPAAIVEPVIALSIAVVAGWHLWGIWRRGDHATALDPAGRGHFSLDRSGWIRLGVVFCFGLVHGLGFAGALGIDEAWSWTLLWSLLVFNVGIEVVQLAIIAVVFPLLIVLRRRAPKAGLWATGAISACVSIMGLIWFAQRVSGS
- a CDS encoding purple acid phosphatase family protein; the encoded protein is MTLSTSTRASGLVRRRVVAGVAAGFLGMGAALGSGLMATASAAESTTITGVVLGVGANETQRIVSWYSSADTAQKIQLAPTAEIVNGEFPASAVSFDAVGAANTSTTGFNRHATITNLRENVAYSYRVGAEGSWSPAYAFKTQDFEGDYDFLFFGDPQIGSSGDRLKDQAGWEETLKVATAANPNAELLVSAGDHVESANDEGQWTSFLAPDQLRQYPLVATIGNHDVGGKSYEQHHFTPNTDRSSQYYSGDQATRSGGDYWFIHKDVLFIDLNSNSYANPADGSAGGDAAHVAYVTDVINKHGSEAKWKVLVYHHSIYSPASHATDTDNKQRREDFTTAFSNLGVDMVLQGHDHSYSRSYSIKNGQKENPAEQPGAADVFPGPGGVIYVTANSASGSKYYDIKKPDNTGTGIRGNGPDPLDPAKYWYNSTQNQEHVRSYVKVQVRGDKLVLANVRSGTCAAPNAAVEKGLSCVNTPDGQPIGSITDKVTVHPYHGDGQAIQVNVPNPAPGEFGWTIDGYNGLVDLGVAQERNGTYFEATGKINPILVSDSRRSLAPWSISANVGDFQDGDKTFAGSYLGWTPYVLDGGAGAEAGAPVLSSLDDQGKGLSVSSALAAAAQGHSRGGAKLGADLDLKIPDSIAKGSYRTTLTITALSS